From a single Anaerolineales bacterium genomic region:
- a CDS encoding GH1 family beta-glucosidase, producing MSKDNKFPKDFIWGAATASYQIEGAWNEDGKGESIWDRFSHTPGKVLNGDTGDTACDHYHRWRDDIALMKDLGLNAYRFSVAWARILPEGRGKVNQAGIDFYSQLVDTLLETGITPFVTLYHWDLPQVLQDEGGWAHRMSVDAFVEYADVMTRALGDRIKNWTTFNEPWVSAFVGYKDGRHAPGHTSLDEAVAASHHLLLSHGRAVPVIRANCRDAHVGITLNLTPQVPASPSAADREAARWVDGYINRWFLDSLTGRGYPQDMVKSYGNPMGFVKDGDMEAITAPVDFLGVNYYTRNIARSDEVDNHPQTVFREGAITEMDWEVYPQGLYNLLGRLHFEYSFPVIYITENGASFPDEVGADGEVHDPARVSYIKEHLKKVNEAIRIGVPVKGYFVWSLLDNFEWGFGYSKRFGIVRVDFETQKRTLKSSAKWYRKAIQAHSADVDETT from the coding sequence GTGAGCAAAGACAACAAATTTCCGAAGGATTTTATCTGGGGCGCGGCGACCGCGTCCTATCAGATCGAAGGCGCGTGGAACGAAGACGGCAAGGGCGAGAGCATCTGGGACCGATTCAGCCACACACCCGGCAAGGTGCTGAACGGCGACACGGGCGACACTGCCTGCGATCATTATCACCGCTGGCGCGATGACATTGCGCTGATGAAGGATTTGGGATTAAACGCCTATCGCTTCTCAGTCGCGTGGGCACGCATCCTACCCGAAGGTCGGGGAAAGGTCAATCAGGCGGGTATTGATTTCTACAGTCAGCTTGTGGACACGCTACTCGAAACCGGCATCACGCCGTTCGTCACGCTCTATCACTGGGACCTGCCGCAGGTCTTGCAGGACGAAGGCGGCTGGGCGCATCGAATGAGCGTGGATGCGTTCGTCGAATACGCAGATGTGATGACCCGTGCTTTGGGCGACCGCATAAAAAATTGGACAACGTTCAATGAACCCTGGGTCAGCGCCTTCGTCGGCTACAAAGATGGACGCCACGCCCCGGGACATACGTCTCTGGACGAAGCCGTGGCTGCCTCCCACCATCTGCTTCTTTCACACGGACGGGCTGTGCCGGTCATCCGTGCCAACTGCAGGGATGCACACGTCGGCATCACCCTGAACCTGACGCCGCAAGTGCCCGCCTCCCCCAGCGCCGCGGACAGGGAAGCTGCGCGTTGGGTGGATGGCTACATCAACCGCTGGTTCCTCGATTCGCTGACAGGGCGCGGTTATCCGCAGGATATGGTGAAAAGTTACGGCAATCCGATGGGTTTCGTTAAAGATGGCGACATGGAAGCGATCACAGCGCCGGTCGATTTTCTGGGCGTCAATTACTACACCCGTAACATCGCCCGCTCCGACGAGGTTGACAACCATCCGCAAACTGTCTTCCGTGAAGGCGCGATCACTGAAATGGATTGGGAAGTGTATCCGCAGGGACTCTACAACCTGCTGGGACGGCTGCATTTCGAGTATTCCTTCCCCGTCATTTACATCACCGAGAACGGCGCATCCTTCCCTGATGAGGTCGGCGCGGATGGTGAGGTCCACGATCCGGCGCGTGTTTCCTACATCAAGGAACATTTGAAGAAAGTCAATGAAGCCATTCGCATCGGCGTGCCGGTCAAGGGGTACTTCGTCTGGTCGCTGTTGGATAATTTCGAGTGGGGCTTCGGTTATTCCAAGCGTTTCGGCATCGTCCGCGTGGATTTCGAGACACAGAAGCGCACGCTTAAATCCAGTGCAAAGTGGTATCGCAAAGCAATCCAGGCACACAGCGCGGATGTGGACGAAACAACTTAA
- a CDS encoding glycoside hydrolase family 3 N-terminal domain-containing protein: MTSIKQRVETLLSQMTLDEKLAQLGSWWMYELQTSGQLDHSKLKGKLGNGIGQITRVAGASTLDPVAAAKAGNQIQKFLLEETRLKIPAILHEESCSGAMILGGTAYPQMIGLASTFQPELAEKMTAEIRKQLLAIGARQSLAPVLDVSRDPRWGRIEETFGEDHTLVSHFGMAYIRGLQSDDLSNGVMATGKHFIGHSLSQGGQNCAPVHIGMLELYDIFLAPFQAAIRDAGLASVMNSYPELDGKVVAASRSILTDLLRNELGFDGVVVSDYEAVDMIHYFHNAAADKAAAGCLAITAGIDVELPTVVCYGAPLKSALEAGDLNIETVDIAVSRHLQKKFELCLFENPFVDEGKVLEVFETPEQRTLAKEIAQQSMVLLKNNGLLPFKKDIGSLAVIGPNAHQVRSMLGDYSYDATKELLIYQSPENSAFVNPDHDTITKHGIKVVTVLEGITTIAGSSAEIVYAKGCDNLSSDKSGFTEAIEIAKEADAIVLVLGDISGLVPTSTTGETRDSVDIKLPGVQEDLAKEILATGKPVAAVLINGRPYAIPFLDEKADAILEAWLPGEEGGTAIAETLFGKSNPGGKLPVTFPRHVGQFPIHYNHKPSGMKSHWYGDYVSEKATPLYPFGHGLSYTTFGYTNLSVKQKQASAGESVEISIKVTNTGSACGDEIVQLYIRDEIASTPRPVKELKGYARVTLEPSASKTVTFKLPVDQLAFYNADEKLVLEPGRILLMVGSSSDDIRLTGEFEIVGKESIPVKDRVFVCPVDVQ; encoded by the coding sequence ATGACATCGATAAAACAACGTGTTGAGACACTGCTCTCACAAATGACGCTGGACGAAAAACTCGCCCAACTCGGTTCCTGGTGGATGTACGAATTGCAGACCTCAGGACAATTGGATCACTCCAAACTGAAAGGCAAGCTCGGAAACGGCATCGGGCAGATCACCCGCGTGGCGGGCGCGTCCACACTCGATCCCGTCGCGGCGGCGAAGGCAGGCAACCAGATCCAGAAATTCCTGCTCGAAGAGACGCGGCTCAAGATCCCCGCCATCCTGCACGAGGAAAGCTGCTCCGGTGCCATGATCCTGGGCGGAACGGCGTACCCGCAAATGATCGGGCTTGCCAGCACCTTCCAGCCCGAACTGGCGGAGAAGATGACCGCCGAGATCCGTAAACAACTGCTCGCCATCGGCGCACGTCAATCGCTGGCACCCGTGCTGGACGTTTCACGCGACCCGCGCTGGGGGCGCATCGAAGAGACCTTCGGCGAAGACCACACACTCGTCAGTCACTTTGGCATGGCGTATATCCGCGGACTGCAGAGCGACGATCTCTCGAACGGCGTGATGGCGACGGGCAAGCATTTCATCGGTCACAGCCTCTCGCAGGGCGGACAGAACTGCGCCCCCGTCCATATCGGGATGCTCGAACTGTATGACATTTTCCTCGCCCCGTTTCAGGCGGCGATCCGCGACGCGGGATTGGCATCGGTCATGAATTCGTATCCCGAACTGGATGGCAAGGTCGTCGCCGCCTCGCGCAGCATCCTAACCGATCTTCTGCGGAACGAACTCGGCTTTGACGGCGTGGTCGTTTCAGATTACGAAGCCGTGGACATGATCCACTACTTCCACAACGCCGCCGCGGACAAAGCTGCTGCCGGGTGTCTCGCCATCACTGCGGGGATCGACGTCGAACTGCCGACCGTCGTCTGCTACGGTGCCCCGCTCAAATCCGCGCTCGAAGCGGGTGATTTGAACATCGAAACCGTGGACATCGCTGTCAGCCGCCACCTGCAAAAGAAGTTCGAACTCTGCCTGTTCGAGAATCCATTTGTAGATGAAGGCAAGGTGCTCGAAGTCTTTGAAACACCCGAACAAAGAACACTGGCAAAAGAGATCGCACAACAAAGCATGGTTTTGTTAAAAAATAATGGATTACTGCCGTTCAAAAAAGATATTGGCTCATTGGCAGTGATTGGACCGAACGCACATCAAGTACGAAGCATGTTGGGCGACTATTCGTATGACGCCACAAAAGAATTATTGATATATCAATCGCCTGAAAATTCAGCTTTTGTAAATCCAGATCATGACACGATTACAAAACACGGTATTAAAGTTGTCACGGTGTTGGAAGGCATCACAACAATTGCAGGGTCATCCGCTGAAATTGTTTACGCCAAAGGCTGCGACAATTTATCATCCGATAAAAGCGGATTTACGGAAGCAATTGAAATCGCAAAAGAAGCCGATGCGATCGTTTTGGTGTTGGGAGATATTTCCGGTTTGGTGCCAACTTCCACCACCGGTGAAACACGCGACAGCGTTGACATCAAATTACCCGGTGTGCAGGAAGATCTGGCAAAAGAAATTCTTGCAACAGGCAAGCCAGTAGCAGCTGTATTAATAAATGGACGCCCATATGCAATTCCATTTTTGGATGAAAAAGCAGACGCCATCCTCGAAGCGTGGCTGCCCGGCGAAGAAGGCGGCACCGCCATCGCCGAAACGCTCTTCGGCAAATCCAACCCCGGCGGCAAACTGCCCGTCACCTTCCCGCGCCACGTCGGGCAGTTCCCCATTCACTACAACCACAAACCTTCGGGCATGAAGTCGCACTGGTACGGCGATTACGTCAGCGAGAAGGCGACGCCGTTGTATCCGTTCGGGCACGGGCTGAGCTACACAACCTTCGGCTACACAAATCTGTCCGTGAAACAGAAGCAAGCGTCGGCTGGCGAGAGCGTGGAAATCTCGATCAAGGTCACCAACACGGGAAGCGCCTGCGGCGATGAAATTGTCCAGTTATATATTCGGGATGAAATCGCCAGCACGCCGCGCCCGGTGAAGGAACTCAAAGGCTACGCGCGGGTGACGTTGGAACCGTCCGCCTCGAAAACCGTGACCTTCAAACTGCCCGTTGACCAACTGGCTTTTTACAACGCTGACGAGAAGCTCGTGCTCGAGCCGGGACGCATCCTCCTCATGGTCGGCAGTTCCAGCGACGATATCCGCCTGACGGGCGAGTTCGAGATCGTCGGCAAGGAAAGCATTCCCGTCAAAGACCGCGTCTTCGTCTGTCCTGTGGACGTTCAATAA